In one Sander lucioperca isolate FBNREF2018 chromosome 7, SLUC_FBN_1.2, whole genome shotgun sequence genomic region, the following are encoded:
- the LOC116038714 gene encoding G-protein coupled receptor 22-like yields MHILPCPKQEATMSNVTVTDNTEPISRTMSPATPSPNPYPVSFQVSLTGFLMLEILLGMSSNLTVLALYCMKSNLISSVSNIVTMNLHVLDVLVCVCCIPLTIVVVLLSLEGDTALVCCFHEACVSFASVATAANVLAITLDRYDISVKPANRVLTMGRALTLLAAIWVLSFVSFLVPFIEVGFFAQGHADLNQTVVENVVHTNQYYTELGLYYHLLAQIPIFFFTVVVMLITYSKILQALNIRIGTRFHASQKKKARRKKRPSMTAMTTQQEATDASQSSRNPTLGMRTSVSVIIALRRAVKRHRERRERQKRVFRMSLLIVSTFLLCWTPITVLNTVILSVGPSDLMVKLRLGFLVMAYGTTIFHPLLYAFTRQKFQKVLKSKMKKRVVSIIEADPTPNNAIIHNSWIDPKRNKKVTFEDKDARQKCLSSEDVE; encoded by the coding sequence ATGCATATCCTTCCCTGCCCGAAACAAGAAGCCACCATGAGCAACGTTACGGTCACCGACAACACTGAACCCATCAGTCGCACCATGAGTCCGGCAACCCCCAGCCCAAATCCCTATCCTGTCAGTTTCCAGGTCTCCCTGACTGGCTTCCTCATGCTGGAAATCCTCCTGGGAATGAGCTCTAACCTCACTGTGCTTGCCCTCTACTGTATGAAGTCGAACCTCATTAGTTCTGTCAGTAACATCGTTACTATGAACCTCCATGTGTTGGATGTGCTAGTTTGTGTGTGCTGCATCCCCCTCACAATTGTGGTGGTGCTGCTCTCCTTGGAGGGAGACACTGCCCTCGTCTGCTGCTTCCATGAAGCCTGCGTCTCCTTTGCTAGTGTCGCCACTGCTGCTAATGTGCTTGCCATCACCCTTGATCGCTACGACATCTCGGTCAAACCAGCCAACAGGGTGCTGACAATGGGCCGTGCCCTGACCCTGCTGGCTGCCATTTGGGTACTATCCTTTGTTAGTTTCCTCGTCCCCTTTATTGAGGTGGGCTTCTTCGCCCAGGGCCATGCTGATCTGAACCAGACAGTGGTGGAGAATGTGGTCCACACTAACCAGTACTATACAGAACTCGGCCTCTATTACCACCTGCTTGCTCAGATTCCTATTTTCTTCTTTACTGTCGTTGTCATGCTCATCACCTACTCAAAGATCCTGCAGGCACTCAATATTCGCATTGGCACGCGTTTCCACGCTTCACAGAAGAAGAAGGCTCGCAGGAAAAAGCGGCCATCCATGACAGCCATGACAACGCAGCAAGAGGCCACAGATGCATCCCAGAGCAGTCGCAACCCCACACTGGGAATGCGTACTTCTGTCTCGGTCATCATCGCCCTGCGTAGGGCTGTTAAGCGCCACAGAGAAAGGCGAGAGCGCCAAAAGAGGGTTTTCAGGATGTCCCTACTGATTGTTTCTACCTTCCTGCTGTGCTGGACGCCCATCACAGTGCTCAACACAGTTATCCTGAGTGTGGGCCCCAGTGACCTAATGGTCAAGTTGAGACTGGGCTTCCTGGTCATGGCTTATGGGACCACTATCTTTCACCCTCTACTCTATGCCTTTACTAGGCAGAAGTTTCAGAAAGTCTTGAAAAGCAAGATGAAGAAGCGAGTGGTGTCGATCATTGAGGCAGATCCTACCCCTAATAATGCCATTATCCACAACTCCTGGATCGACCCAAAGAGGAACAAAAAGGTGACATTTGAGGACAAAGATGCCCGACAAAAATGTCTGTCTTCTGAGGACGTGGAATGA